The proteins below are encoded in one region of Phaeodactylum tricornutum CCAP 1055/1 chromosome 3, complete sequence:
- a CDS encoding predicted protein, with amino-acid sequence EVLSTLKSVIDPDLGSDIVTLGFVQNLKLDGRDVSFDVELTTPACPVKEQFQLDCQQLVQDLPWTNNIQVTMTAQPSVQETATLGMSQVGAVIAVSSCKGGVGKSTTAVNLAFSLQRLGATVGIFDADVYGPSLPTMITPQDDTVRFVGRQVAPLQRNGVRLMSFGYVNDGSAVMRGPMVTQLLDQFLSVTHWGALDYLILDMPPGTGDIQLTLTQKLNITAAVIVTTPQELSFADVVRGVEMFDTVNVPCIAVVENMAYYESADPEKIQIFGAGHRDRLSQQWGIEHSFSIPLLNKIAANGDNGTPFVLEFPDSPPAKIYQELASAVVSEVAKTKFAKSMRPSVQYDAESHLLQVSQNGVGSTDEEHVATLPPAELRRACRCAACVEELTGRQILVPSSVSDKIAPRNMVPTGNYALSVDWSDGHRSLYPYRQIRAL; translated from the exons GAGGTCCTGTCGACTCTGAAATCTGTAATCGACCCGGACCTAGGAAGCGACATTGTTACACTGGGCTTCGTGCAGAATCTCAAACTCGACGGCCGGGATGTTTCCTTCGATGTCGAACTCACGACACCCGCCTGTCCCGTCAAGGAACAGTTCCAACTCGACTGTCAACAGCTCGTACAGGATCTCCCCTGGACCAACAATATCCAAGTCACCATGACGGCGCAACCCTCCGTCCAAGAGACGGCCACTCTCGGCATGTCGCAAGTAGGCGCCGTCATTGCCGTCAGTTCCtgcaaaggcggcgtcggCAAGTCTACCACCGCCGTCAATCTAGCCTTTAGTCTACAGCGTTTGGGCGCCACGGTCGGAATATTCGACGCGGACGTGTACGGACCCTCCCTTCCCACCATGATTACGCCACAGGACGATACCGTCCGCTTCGTGGGCCGCCAAGTGGCACCGCTCCAACGCAACGGCGTCCGTCTTATGAGCTTTGGCTACGTCAACGACGGCAGCGCCGTCATGCGCGGACCCATGGTCACGCAATTACTGGATCAGTTCCTCAGTGTCACGCACTGGGGCGCACTCGATTACCTCATTCTCGATATGCCCCCCGGGACGGGAGATATCCAACTCACCTTGACGCAAAAACTCAACATTACGGCCGCCGTCATCGTCACGACCCCGCAGGAATTGAGTTTTGCCGACGTGGTCCGTGGTGTGGAAATGTTCGATACCGTTAACGTACCCTGCATTGCGGTCGTTGAAAACATGGCCTACTACGAG TCGGCGGATCCCGAAAAGATTCAGATTTTTGGCGCGGGGCATCGCGACCGTTTGTCGCAACAGTGGGGTATCGAACACAGCTTTTCCATCCCCCTACTCAACAAAATTGCCGCCAACGGAGATAACGGTACACCGTTTGTTCTGGAATTCCCCGACAGTCCTCCGGCCAAAATCTATCAAGAACTCGCGTCCGCCGTTGTGAGCGAGGTGGCCAAGACTAAATTTGCCAAATCGATGCGTCCCAGTGTCCAGTACGATGCCGAATCGCACCTTCTCCAAGTATCCCAAAATGGCGTTGGTTCGACCGACGAGGAACACGTCGCCACGTTGCCACCAGCCGAGCTCCGACGGGCCTGCCGGTGTGCCGCCTGTGTCGAAGAACTCACCGGCCGACAAATTCTCGTGCCCTCGTCCGTTTCGGACAAGATTGCCCCACGCAACATGGTCCCCACCGGAAACTACGCCTTGTCCGTCGATTGGTCCGACGGACACCGGTCACTCTACCCGTACCGACAAATTCGTGCCTTG
- a CDS encoding predicted protein, whose amino-acid sequence MSTFRRVASFSDAYQAKFAYRSSNFARISQPRFYFRSSGTHLPALSTEDEGFLRQAIECAKEGLGHTFPNPAVGCVLVNQEDGTVLGKGFHPRAGYPHAEVFALLQAAGHLEDGVAAGQAVVKKQNEQGAILNEVLRLSQQYTTDDGPEQLFEDTLAKSNVTAYVTLEPCSHYGKTPPCAVTLALAQASRVVVGFRDPNPKVDGGGVKLLREVGVAVDMAEGALSEACAELVTNFVKRITPRDETMINGSKRRALRALSNRKKSEGTLAEMSWTGRAAPRSESAEVRDSESDLVLQPEWMEALDDILWKEELICIRLNKAVKKKKEAKVLGTRIAAELTAHVAQTVGHTVLLYRPGIPATLDLDQLVASMKGNDDNDKDDDNEEEE is encoded by the coding sequence ATGAGCACCTTCCGACGCGTTGCCTCGTTTTCCGACGCATACCAGGCTAAATTCGCTTACCGGTCCTCGAACTTCGCGAGAATTTCACAGCCTCGCTTTTATTTTCGGTCGTCGGGGACTCATTTGCCAGCACTCTCTACGGAAGACGAAGGGTTTCTACGGCAAGCCATAGAGTGTGCTAAAGAGGGACTCGGCCACACCTTTCCAAATCCTGCCgtcggttgtgtactggtTAACCAGGAAGACGGAACGGTTCTCGGCAAGGGATTCCATCCCCGTGCTGGGTATCCACATGCCGAGGTCTTTGCCTTATTACAGGCTGCCGGTCACCTGGAAGACGGCGTAGCCGCTGGGCAAGCTGTCgtcaaaaagcaaaacgaaCAAGGAGCAATCTTGAACGAAGTTCTGAGACTTTCGCAACAATACACGACCGACGACGGTCCCGAACAATTGTTCGAAGACACCCTGGCCAAGTCCAACGTGACGGCGTACGTCACGTTGGAGCCCTGTAGTCACTACGGCAAGACACCTCCTTGCGCGGTGACACTGGCCCTGGCACAAGCGAGTCGGGTTGTGGTGGGTTTTCGCGATCCCAACCCGAAGGTGGACGGTGGCGGCGTGAAACTACTGCGAGAAGTGGGAGTGGCAGTCGATATGGCGGAAGGTGCTCTCAGCGAAGCTTGCGCCGAACTAGTGACCAATTTCGTCAAGCGCATTACACCTCGAGACGAGACCATGATAAATGGTTCGAAACGGCGTGCGCTTCGGGCTTTGTCCAACCGGAAAAAATCAGAAGGAACGCTTGCGGAAATGTCGTGGACCGGACGAGCCGCACCGCGGAGTGAGAGTGCGGAGGTACGGGATTCTGAGAGTGATTTAGTCTTACAACCCGAATGGATGGAAGCCTTGGACGATATCTTGTGGAAAGAGGAGCTGATTTGCATTAGACTCAACAAGGCAGtaaagaaaaagaaagaagccAAAGTCCTGGGCACAAGGATTGCAGCGGAACTAACTGCTCATGTTGCGCAGACCGTTGGCCACACGGTGCTATTATACCGGCCGGGTATTCCTGCAACACTGGACTTGGACCAACTGGTAGCTTCGATGaaaggcaacgacgacaacgacaaagacgacgacaatgaagaagaagaataa
- a CDS encoding predicted protein, whose product MTPSTRSSTNASKEKNQSADGLLGGVSPTAVVAFPSSHVVDSLTLPPRATSRQPLPASDKSIRTKNPIRAIVDPIVANVQSGRERGDGKDLISLALGDPTAAGHLTPCPAAIRAVRAVLDDNSSTKAAGYVNACGTSDARRAIAAFHSVHLAPRQHVDHDPTLSSPHGKGLTEDDVIVANGCSGALELALTSLLNPDDVLLVPLPGFPLYQVIAESHGASVLPYRLVESSGWECDLVQIESLVRMPTQRQRTGQQSARIKAIVVNNPSNPTGAVFSKDHLRRLVALCERLEIVIIADEVYGDLTFKPHKFYPMASIAAELGHQVPIITASGIGKQFLLPGWRVGWLVFQDDVYGSLSQVQAGAKRLAQVILGASHLAQTAIPSLLEPKNIEIRQWKHDLRTALQTQADILCDRLSAAPGLRVIRPGGAMYAMVRIDADVWCSSSSSADPAITSDTEWCQALLREENVFVLPGTAFGLPGTARMVFAAPPSTLMEAASRIVQFCHRHAMDAPLSNPRHRNEKIQTNGVDS is encoded by the exons atGACGCCTTCGACTCGTAGTAGTACCAACGCTAGCAAGGAAAAGAACCAGTCTGCGGACGGTCTTTTGGGGGGAGTGTCGCCCACCGCGGTCGTGGCCTTTCCGTCCTCGCATGTCGTGGATTCGTTGACCCTGCCACCCCGTGCCACGTCTCGGCAGCCGCTTCCGGCGTCCGACAAGAGTATCCGGACTAAGAACCCGATCCGAGCCATTGTGGACCCGATTGTGGCCAATGTTCAGTCTGGACGGGAACGAGGAGACGGCAAGGATCTTATTTCGTTGGCG TTGGGTGATCCCACTGCAGCGGGGCATTTGACACCGTGTCCGGCCGCTATTCGTGCCGTTCGCGCGGTACTCGACGACAATTCCTCTACCAAAGCGGCTGGTTACGTGAATGCGTGTGGTACGAGTGACGCCCGTCGAGCGATTGCCGCCTTTCATTCCGTGCACCTTGCCCCCCGCCAACACGTGGACCATGACCCAACTCTTTCTTCTCCCCACGGCAAAGGACTCACGGAAGACGACGTGATTGTGGCCAACGGATGTTCGGGAGCCTTGGAATTGGCCTTGACGAGTCTTTTGAATCCAGACGACGTCCTACTCGTTCCTCTACCGGGATTTCCCTTGTACCAAGTCATTGCCGAATCGCACGGTGCGTCCGTCCTCCCCTACCGACTCGTGGAGTCTTCCGGCTGGGAATGTGATTTGGTACAGATTGAATCACTCGTACGGATGCCGACGCAGCGACAGCGTACCGGGCAGCAGTCGGCCAGAATCAAGGCAATCGTTGTCAACAACCCATCCAATCCGACTGGTGCGGTCTTCTCCAAAGATCATTTACGACGCCTCGTGGCACTGTGCGAGAGACTCGAAATCGTCATAATAGCGGACGAAGTTTACGGAGACTTGACCTTTAAACCGCACAAATTCTATCCTATGGCGTCCATTGCCGCCGAACTGGGACACCAAGTTCCCATCATTACCGCTAGCGGAATCGGCAAACAATTTCTGTTACCGGGATGGCGAGTCGGATGGCTCGTATTTCAGGACGA TGTCTACGGAAGTTTGTCACAAGTGCAAGCCGGGGCCAAGCGGTTGGCGCAAGTCATTCTCGGTGCCTCTCATTTGGCACAAACAGCCATTCCTTCGTTACTGGAACCCAAGAATATAGAAATCAGACAATGGAAACACGATTTGCGGACGGCGTTGCAGACACAGGCCGACATTTTGTGTGATCGCCTGAGTGCGGCACCCGGTTTACGGGTTATACGACCAGGTGGTGCCATGTACGCCATGGTACGTATCGACGCGGACGTGTGgtgctcgtcgtcgtcgtcagcCGATCCGGCCATCACGTCCGATACCGAGTGGTGTCAGGCATTGTTGCGGGAAGAAAACGTATTTGTCCTCCCGGGGACGGCCTTTGGTTTGCCCGGTACGGCACGGATGGTCTTTGCCGCGCCACCTTCCACACTAATGGAGGCTGCGTCTCGAATTGTACAATTTTGCCATCGACACGCAATGGACGCGCCACTATCGAACCCTAGACATAGAAATGAGAAAATACAAACCAATGGCGTAGATAGTTAA
- a CDS encoding predicted protein, whose protein sequence is MPTWVGIEDGSAQASKVWLARQGDHQQQQEDWWKPLRKLDCEALNVSPEKPIYIEEGRCTADPVSGIVFYNFFRGHQRQLCSAIWFLREETSNKDFRLVPITNDTDSAAIEALYRAAVQATSSLGKGIASVLDQRVDLEQGNAKVKVVQTGNTLTMKQFPSNSWFIGGGQDLQRGYGPYVVEGEEDETVLGPVRHPVFVVHGIGEAFFARDDVKIPSLINQMNATRIHVQQKQVLLWKIACQKAKKTGQALPHPPNRIEFIPIEWFNRLHDSSTALMKSLKATTLQSIPALRAIANDVIFDVLMYLTPNFCESVLECVTTQVNELYGAFAKVHPGFLPHGGKCSFIGHSLGSVIVWDLLSILKDRDEAKAGTTASMNTQGVAIASPEKGGSDLGYQAYAKETGANQACNGTWGPSLTKPMTRTIPFIPECTVFLGSPLGMFLTLRGAHAVFDELRDVAIKQATHRVGEGKSGNDEHVDVPVTSPFSLPTGRLYNIFNPSDPVAYRIEPLLLPQDLDSAELPAPRYLTAPGKDLKFHVKAKQITDDLRKSIMDQKMVWGSLIESAVSALSTDVATTKAAGLAKPHIHGGALNFPLGGKSDRVDYSFQPAVIDNEYISSVLAHSTATYFGN, encoded by the coding sequence ATGCCGACGTGGGTCGGAATCGAAGACGGATCAGCCCAAGCCTCGAAGGTGTGGCTTGCCCGCCAAGGTGATCAtcaacagcagcaggagGATTGGTGGAAGCCCTTACGCAAATTGGATTGCGAGGCTTTGAACGTTTCGCCCGAGAAGCCTATTTATATAGAAGAAGGTCGATGCACCGCCGACCCGGTTAGCGGTATCGTCTTTTACAACTTTTTCCGGGGCCACCAGAGACAATTGTGTTCGGCTATTTGGTTCCTTCGGGAAGAAACCTCCAACAAGGACTTTCGGCTTGTGCCTATCACCAATGATACGGACTCAGCAGCCATTGAAGCACTCTATCGAGCTGCCGTTCAAGCGACGTCTTCATTAGGAAAAGGTATCGCGAGTGTTCTTGATCAGAGAGTCGACTTGGAACAAGGAAACGCCAAGGTTAAAGTTGTGCAAACCGGAAATACTCTCACTATGAAGCAGTTCCCGAGCAACAGCTGGTTCATTGGTGGTGGCCAAGACCTTCAGCGAGGATACGGTCCTTATGTAGTTGAAggggaagaagacgagacaGTATTGGGACCTGTCCGTCATCCAGTTTTTGTCGTGCACGGGATTGGAGAGGCCTTCTTTGCGCGGGACGATGTAAAGATACCCTCCTTGATTAACCAGATGAACGCGACACGTATCCACgtgcaacaaaaacaagTCTTGTTGTGGAAAATCGCGTGccaaaaggccaaaaagACTGGCCAAGCGCTACCACATCCTCCAAATCGGATTGAGTTTATACCCATTGAATGGTTCAATCGCCTGCACGACAGCAGTACAGCACTAATGAAGTCGCTTAAAGCCACAACACTGCAATCTATTCCTGCGTTACGAGCTATTGCGAACGATGTAATTTTTGACGTGCTTATGTACCTGACACCCAACTTTTGTGAATCTGTTTTGGAATGCGTCACGACGCAAGTCAACGAACTGTACGGGGCCTTTGCCAAGGTGCATCCTGGTTTTTTGCCACACGGTGGCAAATGCTCCTTTATTGGGCACTCCCTGGGGTCAGTGATCGTTTGGGACTTACTGTCGATACTAAAGGATCGcgacgaagccaaagccGGAACAACGGCTTCGATGAATACACAAGGTGTAGCAATCGCATCCCCGGAAAAAGGAGGGTCTGACTTGGGATATCAAGCGTATGCCAAAGAGACGGGGGCGAACCAAGCCTGTAACGGTACTTGGGGTCCATCATTAACCAAACCTATGACCCGCACGATTCCTTTTATACCCGAGTGTACCGTGTTCCTGGGGTCACCACTGGGGATGTTCTTGACATTGCGAGGTGCTCACGCTGTGTTCGACGAGTTACGCGACGTCGCCATCAAACAGGCCACTCACCGGGTAGGGGAAGGAAAAAGTGGTAACGACGAGCACGTAGATGTCCCGGTCACATCTCCGTTCTCACTACCGACTGGACGCTTGTACAATATTTTCAATCCAAGCGATCCGGTGGCCTATCGGATCGAACCCTTGTTGCTACCGCAAGATCTGGACTCGGCGGAGTTGCCGGCGCCGCGTTACTTGACAGCGCCTGGAAAGGACTTGAAGTTCCACGTCAAGGCTAAACAGATTACTGATGATCTCCGCAAATCAATTATGGATCAAAAGATGGTGTGGGGCTCATTGATTGAATCCGCGGTTTCCGCTTTGTCCACCGACGTGGCAACGACCAAAGCAGCTGGGTTAGCCAAACCTCATATCCACGGCGGAGCTTTGAACTTTCCTTTAGGCGGCAAAAGTGATCGGGTTGATTATTCCTTTCAACCGGCCGTAATTGACAACGAATACATTAGCTCCGTTTTGGCTCATTCGACGGCCACATATTTCGGGAAC
- a CDS encoding predicted protein, producing the protein LKIVHEDEHIIVVDKPSGVLTVPSDKNVPSLAQAVFDHCQPTEVTLDQMVVHRLGMDTSGLIVLAKTMDTVRQMNALFRTRKITRQYEALVVGHLPQHGGLISLPLMRDYEHPPYMRKLLEMPKESLTKYEVVNREDMDGTPVSRVALTSISGRTHQLNVHLAAFGHPIVGDSVY; encoded by the exons CTCAAAATTGTACACGAAGACGAACACATTATTGTCGTGGATAAACCCTCCGGCGTACTCACCGTCCCCTCCGACAAGAATGTTCCGTCCCTGGCACAAGCTGTCTTTGATCACTGTCAACCCACGGAAGTCACTCTTGATCAAATGGTCGTACACCGCCTCGGTATGGACACTTCCGGTCTCATTGTCTTGGCCAAAACCATGGACACGGTACGTCAAATGAACGCACTCTTCCGCACCCGCAAAATTACCCGACAGTACGAAGCACTCGTCGTCGGACACTTGCCCCAACACGGTGGTTTGATATCCCTGCCGCTCATGCGTGATTACGAGCATCCTCCCTACATGCGT AAGCTTCTGGAAATGCCGAAGGAAAGTCTCACAAAGTATGAGGTCGTCAACCGAGAGGACATGGACGGGACCCCGGTTTCTCGCGTTGCTCTTACCAGTATTTCGGGCAGAACCCATCAACTAAACGTCCACTTGGCTGCGTTTGGACACCCCATCGTAGGTGACTCGGTGTAC
- a CDS encoding predicted protein: KVLIANRGEIACRVIRTCQRLGIPTVAIYSSADGPDCLHARMADESYQIGTGPTPRESYLQPDDILRVALDTGVHAIHPGYGFLSENAAFAELVTNHRMTLVGPPPSAMTAMASKSRSKAIMEAAGVPTTPGYFDQMGLPEHQTVEFLLSQAVRIGFPVLIKAVMGGGGKGMRLVGQESEFDDALRACQREAQSAFGNADVLLEKYLVRPRHVEVQIVADSHGNVVHLFERDCSLQRRHQKIIEEAPASDLPPDLRARLGENGCQAARAVGYVNAGTVEFLLDTTTPGDFFFCEMNTRLQVEHPITEQITGVDLVEWQLRIAAGEVLPKTQDELYARGHAFEARVYAEHPARGFLPATGTVWHHQPPAPVNQGSCKESGIRVDTGLQAGQQVGVYYDPMISKLIVHDTDRTAALQKLVRALKGYQIAGVPTNIDFLIKCATHPTFGKAGAVNTGFLEDFADDVRMEE; the protein is encoded by the coding sequence AAGGTCTTGATCGCGAATCGCGGAGAGATTGCCTGCCGCGTCATACGCACGTGTCAGCGTTTGGGCATCCCCACGGTGGCTATTTATTCCTCCGCCGACGGACCCGACTGTCTCCACGCGCGCATGGCGGACGAATCCTACCAGATTGGGACCGGACCCACGCCGCGTGAATCCTACCTACAACCCGACGATATTCTACGCGTGGCCCTCGACACGGGCGTGCACGCCATTCACCCCGGATACGGATTCTTGTCGGAAAATGCCGCCTTTGCGGAACTCGTCACCAACCACCGTATGACTCTGGTCGGTCCGCCGCCGTCCGCCATGACGGCCATGGCCAGCAAGTCCCGATCCAAAGCGATTATGGAAGCCGCCGGCGTCCCCACGACACCCGGCTATTTCGACCAGATGGGACTGCCGGAACACCAAACGGTTgagttcttgttgtcgcAGGCTGTCCGGATCGGCTTTCCCGTCCTCATCAAGGCCGTCATGGGCGGCGGGGGCAAAGGTATGCGCTTGGTCGGACAGGAGTCGGAATTCGACGATGCCTTGCGGGCCTGTCAGCGAGAGGCACAATCAGCCTTTGGCAACGCCGATGTCTTGCTCGAAAAATATCTCGTCAGACCCCGACACGTTGAAGTGCAAATTGTCGCCGACAGCCACGGGAACGTCGTACATTTGTTTGAACGCGACTGTAGTCTCCAACGACGGCACCAGAAGATTATTGAAGAAGCGCCCGCCAGCGACTTGCCCCCCGACTTGCGCGCTCGACTCGGTGAAAACGGCTGCCAAGCCGCCCGCGCCGTGGGCTACGTCAATGCCGGGACGGTCGAATTCTTGCTCGACACCACCACACCCGGCGACTTCTTCTTTTGCGAAATGAACACTCGTCTCCAAGTCGAACACCCCATTACGGAACAAATTACGGGCGTCGACTTGGTGGAATGGCAGTTGCGCATTGCCGCTGGGGAAGTTTTGCCGAAAACACAAGACGAACTGTACGCCCGTGGTCACGCCTTTGAAGCCCGTGTGTACGCGGAGCATCCAGCTCGGGGCTTTTTGCCGGCCACGGGAACGGTATGGCATCATCAGCCGCCGGCTCCCGTGAACCAAGGGTCGTGTAAGGAGAGTGGCATTCGTGTCGACACCGGACTCCAAGCCGGGCAGCAAGTCGGCGTGTACTACGATCCCATGATTTCCAAACTGATTGTTCACGATACGGATCGGACGGCAGCGTTGCAAAAACTAGTCCGGGCTCTCAAGGGGTACCAGATTGCTGGTGTGCCGACGAACATTGACTTTTTAATCAAATGCGCGACTCATCCAACCTTTGGCAAAGCCGGTGCGGTCAATACGGGATTCTTGGAAGACTTCGCGGACGATGTacgaatggaagag